From Bos indicus isolate NIAB-ARS_2022 breed Sahiwal x Tharparkar chromosome 4, NIAB-ARS_B.indTharparkar_mat_pri_1.0, whole genome shotgun sequence, the proteins below share one genomic window:
- the TSPAN13 gene encoding tetraspanin-13 — MVCGGFACSKNCLCALNLLYTLVSLLLIGIAAWGIGFGLISSLRVVGVVIAVGIFLFLIALVGLIGAVKHHQVLLFFYMIILLLVFIVQFSVSCACLALNQEQQAQLLEVGWNNTASARDDIQRNLNCCGFRSFNPNDTCLASCVKSSHPCSPCAPIIGRYAGEVLRFVGGIGLFFSFTEILGVWLTYRYRNQKDPRANPSAFL, encoded by the exons TTGGTTAGCCTGCTTCTGATTGGAATTGCTGCATGGGGCATTGGCTTCGGGTTGATTTCCAGTCTCCGTGTGGTCGGCGTGGTCATCGCAGTTGGCATCTTCTTGTTCCTGATCGCATTAGTGGGGCTGATTGGAGCTGTGAAACACCATCAGGTGTTGCTTtttttt TACATGATTATTCTCTTGCTTGTATTCATTGTCCAGTTTTCAGTATCATGTGCTTGTTTAGCCCTGAACCAGGAGCAACAG GCTCAGCTCCTGGAAGTTGGTTGGAACAATACAGCAAGTGCTCGGGATGACATCCAGAGAAATTTAAACTGCTGTGGGTTCCGAAGTTTTAACCCGAATGATACCTGTCTGGCA AGCTGTGTGAAAAGCAGCCACCCGTGCTCACCCTGTGCTCCGATAATAGGAAGATACGCAGGAGAGGTTTTGAGATTTGTCGGTGGCATTGGCCTCTTCTTCAGTTTTACAGAG ATCCTGGGTGTTTGGCTGACCTACAGATACAGGAACCAGAAAGACCCTCGTGCTAATCCCAGCGCATTCCTTTGA